The DNA region CCATGAGAAAGGTCAAACCCTAAAATAGTGTCGCCAGGTTTCAAACACGCATGGTAAACCGAAGCATTTGCCTGAGAACCTGAGTGCGGCTGAACATTTGCATATGCAGCACCAAACAATTCCTTAGCTCTATCAATAGCCAATTGCTCTATTTTATCAACTACTTCACAACCACCATAATAACGTTTCCCAGGATAACCCTCGGCATATTTATTGGTTAGTACGGATCCCGCAGCCTCCATAACTTGGGGGCTCGTAAAATTCTCAGAGGCTATAAGCTCTATACCACTTATTTGGCGTTCTCTTTCCTCTGCTATTAGTTCAAAAATCTGATTGTCTCGTTGCATAAGCAAATATTCTGTTAAATGAAATGCAAAAGTACGAATTGCTCATTGTTAAAACTCATAAAACAATATATTTGATTAAGAATTTATCAAATACAAATTAACAATCTTTCTATGCCTATATACGCGAACGATCCTACAAAAAAAACATGGCTTCCCGTGCCCGATCAATCAGATTTCCCCATACAGAACATACCTTTTGGAGTATTCCTTACCCGTGATGATATTATTACGATAGGTACACGTATTGGGGACTATGCAATAGATTTGGGAGCTCTTCATCAACTTGGTTATTTTGAGAATATTCCGCTTACGGATGATATTTTTTTGCAAGACACCTTAAACGATTTCATATCTGATGGACAGAAAACATGGCGACTTGTCCGTAATCGGATAAGCGAGATTTTTGAGGAATCCAATGAAACCCTTAAAAACAATGAGGACCATAAAAGCGTTGTTTTGTTTTCTATGGATGAAATTGAAATGCAATTACCTGTTCAAGTAGGTGATTATACAGATTTTTACTCAAGTAAAGAGCATGCTACCAATGTTGGCACCATGTTCCGCGACCCTGAAAATGCCTTATTGCCCAACTGGTTACATATTCCTGTTGGCTACCATGGCAGAAGCTCCACCATTATTCCAAGTGGGACACCTATTCACAGACCCATGGGGCAGACTTTACCAAAAGGTGAAACAAACCCCGTTTTTGGGCCATCACGTTTAGTAGATTTTGAGTTGGAGATGGCATTTATTACTACGGACGCCAATGTACTAGGAGAACCCATCTCAGTAGATGAGGCCGAAGAATATATTTTTGGAATGGTAGTTTTTAATGATTGGAGTGCTCGTGATATCCAAAAATGGGAATATGTGCCACTTGGACCCTTTTTAGCCAAAAACTTTGCCTCGTCCATATCACCATGGATTGTAACCTTAGATGCACTTCAACCGTTTAGAATTGAAAGTACAGCACAAGAACCAGAGCCTCTACCCTATTTACAACAAAAAGAAAGACATAGCTATGACATTAATCTTGAAGTGAGTATAGCCACCGAAAATGGTAGCGAAACGAACATTTCAAAATCTAACTTTAAGTATATGTATTGGACCATGGCACAACAACTGGCCCACCACACTATTAACGGCTGTATTGTAAATAGTGGTGATATGATGGGAAGTGGCACCATCTCCGGGCCAACCCCAGACTCTTATGGTTCAATGCTTGAACTTTCTTGGCAAGGCACCAAGCCCGTAAAATTAAACGATGGTTCCGAACGAAAGTTTATTCAGGATAATGATACCGTTATCATGAAGGGGTATTGCGCTAACGATGATATTCGTATTGGTTTTGGAGAAGTAAGAACAAAACTTTTACCCCCTTTTACGCTAAAGAAAAAAGGCTAAAATAATTTTGTACTTATGAAAATACCTTTAAGTACCCTAGTTGACCGGGAAACTTAAAGGTATTTTTCTAAATTGATTTCTGCTATTGCTCCATGAGAATCATGCGCCACTACGCCTCCATTTTTTATCACCAATAATTGAGGTGACTGATGCACGACCTGAAATTTATAACCTGTCTCATCGGAAACATGGCGATAACTATGCAGATCCAAAAAATAAAAATCCATTTGGCCATCTTCAAAAGCATAGTTTTGAGTAAACATATTCAAAACCATCCGGCTAATTCCGCAAGTTGTAGAGTGTTTGAAAATTACTTGAGGTTTTGTCAATGACTTTCGCTCAATTTCACTTAGTTGTTCAACAGAAGTAAGTGCAATCCAAGGAATTTTAGTTTCCTTCTTATTTTCACCTTCATTTTTACTTCCAAATATATTATTAAAAAGACCCATTTCGTATTTTTATAGTATCAGTCTTACCTTTTCCTAAAACTTACAACTGACTAAATGTCGTTTATTTTACAGTAGTAAGCGCCATATTGTCTGTCTTAATATCTTGGTAGGATTCTTGACTTATAGATATCAAAAATAAACAATAACAGCAGATAACAATATACATATGAACTTTAATAATTACACAACAAAATCGCAAGAGGCTATTCAGCAAGCCCAACAGATTGCGCAGGGTTTTGGCCATCAACAGATAGAGAACGAACATTTGTTCAAAGCAATCTGGGAGGTTGACGAAAATGTTCTTCCATTTATTCTGAAAAAATTGAACATAAACGTTGCTTTGCTTCAGCAAATTTTGGAAAAAGAACTAGAAAGCTTTCCCAAAGTTTCCGGAGGGGATATTATGATATCCAGAGAAGCAGGAAAAACACTGAATGAGGCAAGTTCCATAGCTAAAAAAATGGAGGATGAATATGTTTCCATAGAGCATCTCTTATTAGCTATTTTAAAATCTAGCAGTAAAATTGCCCAGATTTTAAAGGATCAAGGCGCTACAGAAAAAGACTTAAAAGCAGCTATAGGTGAACTTCGCAAAGGCGGCAAAGTAACCTCACAGAGTGCAGAAGACACTTATAATTCGCTTGACAAATATGCCCTTAACCTAAATCAATTGGCAGATGATGGCAAGTTAGACCCGGTCATTGGGCGTGACGAGGAAATTCGTCGTATTCTTCAGATTTTATCCCGAAGAACCAAAAACAACCCTATGTTGGTTGGTGAGCCAGGTACAGGTAAAACCGCTATTGCAGAAGGTCTTGCGCACCGAATTATCCAAGGAGATGTACCAGAAAACCTAAAGGATAAAGTCATTTATTCACTAGATATGGGCGCACTTATCGCAGGTGCTAAATATAAAGGTGAATTTGAAGAAAGACTAAAATCGGTCATTAAAGAAGTTACTTCTTCCGATGGCGATATTGTTTTGTTCATTGACGAAATACATACTCTTGTTGGTGCAGGCGGCGGCCAAGGCGCAATGGACGCGGCCAATATTTTAAAGCCCGCATTGGCCCGTGGTGAACTCAGAGCCATTGGTGCAACCACATTAGATGAATACCAAAAATATTTTGAAAAAGATAAAGCACTTGAGAGACGTTTCCAGAAAGTGACGGTAAATGAGCCCGATACGGAAAGCGCCATTTCAATTCTTAGGGGTATTAAAGAAAAGTATGAGGCACATCATAAAGTCCGCATAAAAGATGAGGCGGTAATTGCTGCCGTAGAGTTGTCCCAACGCTATATTACCAATCGGTTTTTACCGGATAAGGCTATTGATTTAATAGACGAGGCCGCATCTAAGCTCAGGATGGAAATTAACTCCAAACCGGAAGAATTAGATGTTCTAGACCGTAAGATTATGCAGCTCGAAATTGAAATTGAAGCAATAAAACGAGAAAACGACAAGGCCAAACTCAAGTTGCTGAATGTTGATTTAGCCAACCTCAAGGAAGACCGTAACGAAATCTTTGCAAAATGGGAAAGCGAAAAGTCGGTGGTTGATGAAATTCAAAAAACGAAGCAAGACATTGAGGAGTTTAAAAACGAAGCGGAACGTGCAGAACGTAACGGAGATTATGGCAAAGTAGCCGAACTTCGCTATGGTAAAATAAAAGAAGCACAGGAAAAACTTCAAGACCTTCAAAAAGTACTAGACGAGCAACAATTAGGCGACACCTTAATCAAGGAAGAGGTAACCAATGAAGATGTAGCTGAAGTTGTGGCAAAGTGGACAGGAATACCGGTAACCAAAATGCTACAGAGCGAGCGTGAAAAACTCTTGAAATTGGAAAATGTGCTCCACAAAAGGGTAATTGGTCAAAATGAAGCCATAGAAGCCGTATCTGATGCCATTAGAAGAAGTCGCGCAGGATTGCAAGATGCAAATAGACCTATTGGTTCGTTCTTATTTTTAGGTACTACAGGAGTTGGTAAAACCGAGCTGGCAAAAACTTTAGCTTCTTACCTGTTCGATGATGAAAACGCAATGACCCGTATTGATATGAGTGAATATCAAGAACGTCATTCCGTTAGTAGACTGGTTGGCGCACCTCCAGGGTATGTTGGCTATGACGAAGGTGGTCAGTTAACCGAAGCTGTTCGTAGAAGACCATATTCCGTGGTGTTACTTGATGAAATTGAGAAAGCACATCCGGATACTTTTAATATTTTATTGCAAGTATTGGATGAAGGAAGGTTGACGGATAATAAAGGTAGGGTCGCTGATTTTAAGAACACCATAATCATCATGACCAGCAATATGGGAAGCTCTATCATTCAAGAAAAATTTGAAAATAGCAAAGACCCTTATAGTGCAACAGAAGCCGCACGTGTTGAAATTTTAGGATTGTTGCGCAAAACAATACGACCTGAATTTTTAAATCGTATAGATGACATAATTATGTTTACACCGCTTAGCCGTGAGGATATTACTAAAATCGTAAGGCTGCAATTGGACGGTTTAAAGAAGAACATTGCCAAGCAACATATAACGATTGATGCTACGGATGAAGCTATTAACTATTTGGCCAATAAAGGGTACGACCCTCAATATGGGGCTCGCCCTATAAAAAGAGTTATTCAGAAAGATGTTTTGAACAATCTCTCCAAAGAACTCTTGAGTGGCAACATAAAAGCGGATAGCATTGTGTTGATTGATTCATTTGATGATGCACTTGTATTTAGAAATCAAGATGAATTAGTGGAATAATCCTATAATTTTCAAAAAAAATGTCGCAAGAAAAAGCATCCCTCAAAAGGGATGCTTTTTTTTAAAAGTATATACCATGCAGTATATAATTTTTTTATCTTCGTGTAAAACTGCACCACATGTCTACCAAAGCCGAAAGAACCACTGCCTTTATAATTGAAACTGTTGCCTCTGTTTTTAACAAACATGGTTACATAGGTACAAGTATGAGCGACCTAACCGAGGCCACTGGACTTACAAAAGGTGCTATTTATGGTAATTTTGAAAATAAGGAAGCTTTGGCATTATCGGCCTATCAATACAACAGTAACCTTCTTTTATCAAAAGTAGATGAAGTTTTGGCCGAGAAAAGCGATGCCTTGGACAAGATTTTTAATCTCACCGATTTTTATCGTAATTACGATTCGTTCACTTTGAGCATGGGCGGGTGTCCTATTTTAAATACAGGTGTAGATGCCCAACATAATAACAGGCTACTGGTAGCAGCCAACAAAGAAGCCATACGAGAAATGGAAGGCAAAATTGCGCTCGTTCTTGAAAACGGCGTTAAGAACGATGAAATTAAACTGCCGGTTACACCTTCACAATTTGCGAAGCAATTGTTCACCATGATTCAAGGGGCTATTGCCATGGCTACTATGACCAGCGACAAAAAATACCTCACGAACACTATAGCTTACCTAGAGGTTCTGGTCAAGAAAGAACTTAAGAAGTAAATTACAGCTTATAAAACTATAATTTTTTGTTTAGAACATCTCCTCAAGGGTAACCAATAAATTTGGAGATTTTCGGATTTTCAAGTGTTGTTTTCACTACTATTGTATCTCCTATCTTTGCCAAAAGATAGCTGTCATTGATTCTAAAATCTGATGAGTATTCCTTACCTTCAACTATATAATTGCAAACCCCAATTTGGTAGTAATATCCTCTTCCCCAATGTTTCATATTCTCTTGGGTTACAGCTGCATTCACATAGATAACTGTTTTACCTAAAAACTTAAATTCATCAGTCCACCATAAATAAGCTCCTAGAAAAGTAAATGTCAAAAAAAACATAGACACAAAAAAAAGTAATATGTTTTTGCGAGACTCAATATTTTTTGAACGTAAATAGCGAGTTCTCCATTGAGAGTAGTTTTTACTTTTATTATTCATCCAATCAGCTTCCTCATCCAAGACTTCTGACTCTTATTTCCCTACTACTCTAAAAATCCAAGTATTACCAGAGAACTTACCGTCAAAATTACCATCTCTGGCTTGTCTTGCCTGACCCATAGTATCAAAACGATTCAGATACACATAGTTGAATTTATTTTTGCTACGCACAAATGATTTAGGTTGAAGTCCCTTTCTCTTTAAATCCGCCATAAAGGCATCAAAGTACTTTTTAGTACCAAATACATTTGCTATCAAGTAATAGCCCGGCTCTAAACCGTCCTCGGTTTTAACCTCTTCGTATTTTTCTCCTTTTCTAGGCGTAACTACTTCTTCTTTCTGCGCCAGCTTAGCTTCTTGAGCAGCTTTCTCTTCTTTTTCTTGACGAGCTTTTTCTTGCGCAATCTTTGCCGCTTCAGCCTCGGCTTTCCGCTTATCTATTTCAGTATTTTCAGCTAATGCCAAAGCCTCCTGTTGCTTAGCATTTTGAATTGAATCCAATTTTCTTTTTTGCTCTTCTTGTTCAACTATGGCAAGCTCCTCACCTTTCTGCTGTTGCGCTTCTTTTTCAGCAGCTTTGGCAATAGCCTCTTCTTCTTTTATCTGATTTTGCGCTTCCTTCTCAAGACGCTTCTCTTCTTTCCTTAAAGCCAAAGCTTCCTGTTTCTGTAGTTTAGCTATAGAATCTTGAGCCCTTTTTTCCGACTTGCGGCGCTCTTTTTCTTCTTTCTTAGCAAGCTTTTCTTCTGATTTTGATTCTTGGGCCAATTCCTCTGCCTTCTCTAATTCAGCTGCAATAGCTTCATTTTTATTTTCCTCTGCAGCTTCGGCTTTAGCCACCGCTGCCAATTCTATTTGATCAAGTTCATTTTCTTCCGGAGAAATATAACCTACCATTTTATGGCGCTCTTCCGGTTTACCAAAAAAGTATGCGGCCATAAGCTCAAAAGAAGATTCCGTACTAATAGATGAGTCCGCCCCAAATTCAATCAATGCACCAAGTGACACATGATTAAAAAATGTTCCTCCTACCCCAATACCATATCCATAGAAATTATTATACCCTACTTGCCCCCAATAGTTGTTCGTATTTAAAAGTGCATTGAAGCCTATTTGATTGGCTTCCCCAGGAATAGTTCTCAAATACATAGAGGGACGCACAAAAGCATTCATTGCAGCACCAAGAGTGACCGGAAAATCATAAGATACCAAGCCCATATAAACTTTATCCTCCTTTTCCGTATTTACTTCGCTCTCTGTAAAATTGTAATCGAAAAGATTTTCAGAAGCAAAACCTAACGTAAGTCGCTCTACACTAAGACTAACACCCGGTGCCACTTGCAAAATAAAATCATCGGTTGAAGAGGACTGCAACAGCGGAAAATCAGGATTAACGGTAAAACGGTCATCGGCCAAAGACTGCTTAAAACCGAATACATTTGCTCCAACAGATAATTTTACCGTTTCGTTCAAATCAAAACTATGTGCATAGTTTATAACGCCTCCCGTATCAAAATAGATACCCGTGTTCTGCTGAAAAAAAGCTGCACCGACCGCAGATTCATCATTTAATTTCCTCGTATAATTTAAGAATTGTGTAGTAGGGTTGCCGTCAATAGCCTGCCATTGCCAACGTACCCAATACGCCAAAGAATTAGCATTGTTCCGATCTACTGAAAAAGCAGGGTTAAACAAGCTGGCATTGTATGTAGTTAAGTTATGCTGCCTTAAATCTGCAGGTAAACGTGACTCTTGACTCCGCAGAACCAAAACAAACAATAAAAGAAATAAAGTTACTATAGTTCTGCGCATGATTACAAAAAAACAAAAAGCAGTATTCATACATACTTTTTTTGTCTAAATTTAGTTAACAATTATGCAAGAGTTTTCAACCAAAAACGATTATCTAATATGCAACGGATCAAATCCTTTTATATTATTTTGCTCACAACCTTAATTTTGGTGAGTTGTAAAGACGAGCAGAAAGTTAACCAAAATAACCACCAAGGGGCAGTTTCTACCTTTTATTTTATCCGTCATGCAGAGAAAGATCGTTCCGATTCGGAAAATACGGACCCTGAACTAAATCAACGTGGTCTAGGCAGAGCTATGCATTGGGCCGAAATACTCAAGGATGTTGAGTTAGACGTTATTTATACGACCGATTACCAACGAACCTCTATGACCGCTGCACCTACCGCCGTGAAACAAGAACTAGACGTGAAGTATTACGAGCCGCAAAATGTAAACATAGAACAGTTTAAAACAGGTAATTTAGGTAAAAACGTTCTTGTGGTCGGTCACAGCAACACAACACCTGAGTTCGTAAACAAAATGATAGACATTGATTTGTACTACGAAATGGAAGACAACGACAATGGCAGCCTTTACATAGTGCAAATCGTTAACGGACAAGCAACTTCGCAACGCATCCACATTAACTGTAATTGCCCTAAAGAACGAAAATAGAACTTCTGAGAGAGTACAACCGAGCGGTATCAATTTTAAATATACCCTTATTACTTTTCTATACCCCAGAATTAGCTATTAATTTAAGGAACTTCACTATTTTTGTGTCATGGTTCAAAAGAACATCAACATAAAAAATAAAAAAGCCAAATTTGAATATGAGTTCATAGACACCTATGTAACTGGTATTGTTTTGGCCGGAACTGAAATAAAATCCGTTAGAGAAGGAAAAGCCTCTATCACACAAAGTTTTTGCGAGTTTAATGAGCGTGGAGAACTCTTTGTCATTAACATGCAAATTGATGAGTATTCGCATGCTTCTCACTTTAATCACAAACCTAAAGCGGAACGCAAATTGCTCATGAACAAGCGTGAGCTTAGAAAGTTACGCAAAGACGTCACTACTTCCGGTTTTACCATCGTGCCTATTAATCTATTTATAAACGATAGAGGGCTGGCTAAATTAAAGATTGCGCTTGCCAAGGGTAAAAAGCTGTATGACAAGCGTGAAACCTTAAAAGACCGCGATAACAAACGTAACCTTTCAAGAATTAAGAAAAGCTTCAATAACTAGAGCGGGTTCTTTAATTCTTATTCTCTAAAAGCGGTACAAAACGGAAAGAACCGTATTCTTTTTTTTCGAACTCTTTTTCAGATTTACGTACAAACAAGGTCATAATCTGGTCATCGGTACCGACGGGAATTACCAGTCTACCTCCAATTTTTAATTGACTCATAAGCGCCCTTGGCACTTCTGGCGCGCCTGCGGTTACAATAATTCCGTCATAAGGAGCCTGTTCGGGAAGTCCTTTATAACCATCTCCAAAAATTAATTTTTTAGGACGATAGCCCATTTTCCGGAAGAAAATCTTTGTCTTTTTAAAAAGCTCCAACTGCCGCTCAATAGTATGGACTTTTGCCCGTAAAAGTAGTAATACAGCAGTTTGGTACCCACTACCCGTACCAATTTCCAGAATATTGTCATTGGGCTTTACCTCTAGTAATTGAGACTGAAAAGCCACCGTATAGGGTTGGGAAATAGTCTGGTCTGCAGCTATCGGAAAAGCCTTGTCTTGATAGGCATGACCTTCAAAGCTGCTGTCCATAAATAAATGTCTAGGTATGGTGCGTATAGCTTCCAACACATTTTTATCGGTTATGCCTTTAGCTACCAATACTTCGGCCAGCTTATTACGCATTCCCCTATGTTTTAAAGTATCTCTCAACGGTTTGGTTTTGGAAGGTAAAGTTAACTTGTAAAACTTCAACACACAAGTCTAGCGACTAAATGTCAGCCTACATTTTTTTAAATTACTAATCCTTAATCTTCACGATTCAAACCCGAAAACTCCGAAACTATCCTTATTTTTGATTCAAATTGAAATTTATGCTTAGAGTTGGCGTATTAGGCGCAGGTCATTTAGGAAAAATACACTTACGTCTGCTAAACGAATCGAAAAAATATGAATTAGTCGGTTTTTATGATGCAGATGCAATTAACGGTAAAAAAGTAGCGGACGAATTTGGATACCAATACTATGATAATATCAACAAACTTATAGAAGCTGTAGATGTAGTGGACATCGTTACCCCTACTCTTTCTCATTTTGATTGTGCCAAAAAGGCAATAGAAAAAGGAAAACACATATTTATAGAAAAGCCCATAACCAATACGTATGAAGAAGCGGAACAGCTTCTGGAACTAGAAAAAAAGTATAACGTTAAAGGCCAAGTTGGGCATGTAGAACGTTTTAACCCGGCCTTTTCTGCGGTAAAACATCAAATCAACACGCCCATGTTCATAGAGAGTCACCGGTTGGCAGAATTCAACCCTCGTGGCACGGATGTTCCTGTAGTTTTGGATTTAATGATCCATGATATTGATGCCATACTGAGCGTTGTAAATTCCGATGTAAAACAGATTAATGCCAGTGGAGTTTCGGTTATTAGCAAGTCTCCGGATATTGCCAATGCCCGTATTGAATTTGAAAATGGTTGTGTAGCTAATTTAACGGCTAGCAGAATTTCACTGAAAAACATGCGTAAATCACGTTTCTTTCAGAAAGACGCTTATATCTCCGTAGACTTTTTAGAGAAAAAAGTTGAGGTAGTGAAAATGAAAGATGCCCCAGAAAAAGTGGGTGATTTTGACATGGTACTACAAAATGCGGAAGGCGAGAAAAAACAAATCTATTTTGAGAACCCAGACGTGGGAACCAACAATGCCATTCTTGATGAACTGGAAAGTTTTGCAGATGCCATTGCCAATGACAGCACCCCCATTGTAAGCCTGAAACAAGGCACACAAGCCCTAAAAGTAGCCTTGCAGATCATAGCTTCTTTTTAGAATTATTAAAATCACACATATGCAACATATAGCGGTTATAGGCGCAGGTACTATGGGAAACGGAATTGCCCATGTTTTTGCTCAGAACGGTCACAAAGTAAATTTGATAGACCTTTCCGATGATGCGCTGAGTAAAGGGATGAAAACTATCGAGAAAAATCTGGATAGAATGTTGGCCAAAGAGAAGATAACCGAAAACGATAAAACGGCCACACTTCAGAACATATCAACTTTTACCACTCTAAAAGATGGGGTTACCCCAGTTGATTTAGTGGTTGAAGCTGCCTCAGAAAATCTAAACATAAAACTGAATATTTTTAAGGAATTGGATGCCATTTGCGACCAAAAAACCATTTTGGCCACAAACACCTCTTCCATATCAATTACCCAAATTGCAGCAGCTACAAATAGACCTAAGAAAGTAATCGGGATGCATTTTATGAACCCCGTGCCTATTATGCAACTGGTAGAGATTATTCGTGGTTACAGTACTTCAGATGAAACTACTGAACAAATCATGAAGTTATCTACAGAATTAGGCAAAACTCCCACGGAAGTAAATGACTACCCAGGTTTTGTGGCCAATAGAATTTTAATGCCCATGATTAATGAAGCTATTGAAACACTATACAATGGCGTGGCCGGTGTTACGGAGATTGATACGGTTATGAAATTAGGTATGGCACACCCCATGGGCCCGCTGCAGCTAGCAGATTTTATTGGGCTTGATGTTTGCTTATCAATTTTAAATGTGATGTATGACGGTTTCAAAAAACCGAAATATGCACCATGCCCGCTCTTGATCAATATGGTCATGGCTAAAAAACTAGGTGTAAAATCCGGGGAGGGATTCTATGATTATAGCGAATCCAGAAAGGCCGAAAAGGTTTCTCGTCAGTTTTTATGACAGACAGACCTTTCTAAACTATCCTATTAAAAATATCAAAGCACGACAGATACGATGATAAAAGATAACCTTTTAGAAATCAAGAATACACTTCCTGAAGATGTAACACTGGTGGCAGTCTCCAAAACCAAACCAGATGAAGATTTAATGGAAGCCTATGACGCCGGACAACGTATTTTTGGAGAAAACAAAGTTCAAGAAATGGTTGGCAAATGGGAACGACTGCCAAAAGACATCAAATGGCACATGATTGGCCACTTACAACGCAACAAGGTCAAATACATGGCTGAATTCGTTGATTTGGTTCACGGAGTGGATAGTTATAGATTGCTCTCTGAAATTAACAAAAGAGCAAAACAGCACAACCGAACAATAGATTGTCTGCTACAAATTCATATTGCAGAAGAGGACACAAAGTTTGGCTTGAATAAAAATGAACTTATTGCCATTCTGAAGTCGGATGAATACCTTCAGCTTAAAAGTATAAATGTAGTTGGACTCATGGGGATGGCTACTTTCACCGAGAACGAAGAGCAAGTCAGAAGGGAGTTTCAGCAGTTAAAATCAATATTCGATTCGATAAAACCGGAAAACCCGCAAATCAAAATATTATCCATGGGTATGAGCGGAGACTACCGAATAGCCATTGAAGAAGG from Zobellia alginiliquefaciens includes:
- the fahA gene encoding fumarylacetoacetase, coding for MPIYANDPTKKTWLPVPDQSDFPIQNIPFGVFLTRDDIITIGTRIGDYAIDLGALHQLGYFENIPLTDDIFLQDTLNDFISDGQKTWRLVRNRISEIFEESNETLKNNEDHKSVVLFSMDEIEMQLPVQVGDYTDFYSSKEHATNVGTMFRDPENALLPNWLHIPVGYHGRSSTIIPSGTPIHRPMGQTLPKGETNPVFGPSRLVDFELEMAFITTDANVLGEPISVDEAEEYIFGMVVFNDWSARDIQKWEYVPLGPFLAKNFASSISPWIVTLDALQPFRIESTAQEPEPLPYLQQKERHSYDINLEVSIATENGSETNISKSNFKYMYWTMAQQLAHHTINGCIVNSGDMMGSGTISGPTPDSYGSMLELSWQGTKPVKLNDGSERKFIQDNDTVIMKGYCANDDIRIGFGEVRTKLLPPFTLKKKG
- the ytxJ gene encoding bacillithiol system redox-active protein YtxJ, producing the protein MGLFNNIFGSKNEGENKKETKIPWIALTSVEQLSEIERKSLTKPQVIFKHSTTCGISRMVLNMFTQNYAFEDGQMDFYFLDLHSYRHVSDETGYKFQVVHQSPQLLVIKNGGVVAHDSHGAIAEINLEKYL
- the clpB gene encoding ATP-dependent chaperone ClpB encodes the protein MNFNNYTTKSQEAIQQAQQIAQGFGHQQIENEHLFKAIWEVDENVLPFILKKLNINVALLQQILEKELESFPKVSGGDIMISREAGKTLNEASSIAKKMEDEYVSIEHLLLAILKSSSKIAQILKDQGATEKDLKAAIGELRKGGKVTSQSAEDTYNSLDKYALNLNQLADDGKLDPVIGRDEEIRRILQILSRRTKNNPMLVGEPGTGKTAIAEGLAHRIIQGDVPENLKDKVIYSLDMGALIAGAKYKGEFEERLKSVIKEVTSSDGDIVLFIDEIHTLVGAGGGQGAMDAANILKPALARGELRAIGATTLDEYQKYFEKDKALERRFQKVTVNEPDTESAISILRGIKEKYEAHHKVRIKDEAVIAAVELSQRYITNRFLPDKAIDLIDEAASKLRMEINSKPEELDVLDRKIMQLEIEIEAIKRENDKAKLKLLNVDLANLKEDRNEIFAKWESEKSVVDEIQKTKQDIEEFKNEAERAERNGDYGKVAELRYGKIKEAQEKLQDLQKVLDEQQLGDTLIKEEVTNEDVAEVVAKWTGIPVTKMLQSEREKLLKLENVLHKRVIGQNEAIEAVSDAIRRSRAGLQDANRPIGSFLFLGTTGVGKTELAKTLASYLFDDENAMTRIDMSEYQERHSVSRLVGAPPGYVGYDEGGQLTEAVRRRPYSVVLLDEIEKAHPDTFNILLQVLDEGRLTDNKGRVADFKNTIIIMTSNMGSSIIQEKFENSKDPYSATEAARVEILGLLRKTIRPEFLNRIDDIIMFTPLSREDITKIVRLQLDGLKKNIAKQHITIDATDEAINYLANKGYDPQYGARPIKRVIQKDVLNNLSKELLSGNIKADSIVLIDSFDDALVFRNQDELVE
- a CDS encoding TetR/AcrR family transcriptional regulator, which gives rise to MSTKAERTTAFIIETVASVFNKHGYIGTSMSDLTEATGLTKGAIYGNFENKEALALSAYQYNSNLLLSKVDEVLAEKSDALDKIFNLTDFYRNYDSFTLSMGGCPILNTGVDAQHNNRLLVAANKEAIREMEGKIALVLENGVKNDEIKLPVTPSQFAKQLFTMIQGAIAMATMTSDKKYLTNTIAYLEVLVKKELKK
- a CDS encoding PorP/SprF family type IX secretion system membrane protein translates to MNTAFCFFVIMRRTIVTLFLLLFVLVLRSQESRLPADLRQHNLTTYNASLFNPAFSVDRNNANSLAYWVRWQWQAIDGNPTTQFLNYTRKLNDESAVGAAFFQQNTGIYFDTGGVINYAHSFDLNETVKLSVGANVFGFKQSLADDRFTVNPDFPLLQSSSTDDFILQVAPGVSLSVERLTLGFASENLFDYNFTESEVNTEKEDKVYMGLVSYDFPVTLGAAMNAFVRPSMYLRTIPGEANQIGFNALLNTNNYWGQVGYNNFYGYGIGVGGTFFNHVSLGALIEFGADSSISTESSFELMAAYFFGKPEERHKMVGYISPEENELDQIELAAVAKAEAAEENKNEAIAAELEKAEELAQESKSEEKLAKKEEKERRKSEKRAQDSIAKLQKQEALALRKEEKRLEKEAQNQIKEEEAIAKAAEKEAQQQKGEELAIVEQEEQKRKLDSIQNAKQQEALALAENTEIDKRKAEAEAAKIAQEKARQEKEEKAAQEAKLAQKEEVVTPRKGEKYEEVKTEDGLEPGYYLIANVFGTKKYFDAFMADLKRKGLQPKSFVRSKNKFNYVYLNRFDTMGQARQARDGNFDGKFSGNTWIFRVVGK
- a CDS encoding SixA phosphatase family protein; this encodes MQRIKSFYIILLTTLILVSCKDEQKVNQNNHQGAVSTFYFIRHAEKDRSDSENTDPELNQRGLGRAMHWAEILKDVELDVIYTTDYQRTSMTAAPTAVKQELDVKYYEPQNVNIEQFKTGNLGKNVLVVGHSNTTPEFVNKMIDIDLYYEMEDNDNGSLYIVQIVNGQATSQRIHINCNCPKERK
- the smpB gene encoding SsrA-binding protein SmpB; its protein translation is MVQKNINIKNKKAKFEYEFIDTYVTGIVLAGTEIKSVREGKASITQSFCEFNERGELFVINMQIDEYSHASHFNHKPKAERKLLMNKRELRKLRKDVTTSGFTIVPINLFINDRGLAKLKIALAKGKKLYDKRETLKDRDNKRNLSRIKKSFNN
- a CDS encoding protein-L-isoaspartate(D-aspartate) O-methyltransferase, whose protein sequence is MRDTLKHRGMRNKLAEVLVAKGITDKNVLEAIRTIPRHLFMDSSFEGHAYQDKAFPIAADQTISQPYTVAFQSQLLEVKPNDNILEIGTGSGYQTAVLLLLRAKVHTIERQLELFKKTKIFFRKMGYRPKKLIFGDGYKGLPEQAPYDGIIVTAGAPEVPRALMSQLKIGGRLVIPVGTDDQIMTLFVRKSEKEFEKKEYGSFRFVPLLENKN